A genomic region of Mycobacterium sp. Aquia_213 contains the following coding sequences:
- a CDS encoding molybdopterin-dependent oxidoreductase, whose product MAAEWQSTACILCECNCGIVVQVEDRTLSRIRGDKDHPASQGYTCNKALRLDHYQNNRARLTSPMRRRADGSYEEIDWETAIVEIAEGFKHIRDAYGGDKIFYYGGGGQGNHLGGAYSGAFLKALGSKYRSNALAQEKTGEAWVDGQLYGGHTRGEFEHAEVAVFVGKNPWMSQSFPRARVVLNEIAKDPKRSMIVIDPVVTDTAKMSDFHLRVRPGTDAWCLAALAAVLVQENLCNEAFLAEHVHGVDTVRDALRDISVADYAQRCGVDEELLRTAARRIGTAESVSVFEDLGVQQAPNSTLSSYLNKLLWIFTGNFAKKGGQHLHSSLAPLFSTVSGRTPVTGAPIIAGLIPSNAVPEEILTDHPDRFRAMIVESANPAHSLADSTACREAFQSLELMVVVDVAMTETARLAHYVLPAASQYEKTEATFFNFEFPHNGFHLRRPLLKPRPGTLPEPEIWTRLVRALGVLDDADLRPLREAADQGREAYAEAFLNAVAGNPTMARLVPYVLYETLGPTLPDGMAGAAAVWGLAQKTAMTYPEAVRRAGHADGNALFDAILNNPSGVVFTAHDYVDDFALITHSDHKIALEIPEMLDDLRALAAAPPRLTTAELPIVLSVGERRAYTANDIFRDPSWRKRDADGALRVSVEDAQDLGLVDGARARITTAAGSAEATIEITETMLPGHAALPNGFGLDYVAEDGQTIIPGVAPNTLTSTGWRDSYAGTPWHKHVPARIEALAGVSSRS is encoded by the coding sequence ATGGCCGCTGAGTGGCAGTCGACCGCATGCATCCTCTGCGAATGCAACTGCGGCATCGTCGTACAAGTCGAAGATCGCACGCTGTCGCGCATCCGCGGCGACAAAGACCACCCGGCGTCGCAGGGCTACACCTGCAATAAGGCGCTGCGGCTGGACCACTACCAGAACAACCGCGCTCGACTGACCTCCCCGATGCGCCGCCGGGCCGATGGCAGTTACGAGGAAATCGATTGGGAAACCGCGATTGTCGAGATCGCCGAGGGATTCAAGCACATCCGTGACGCCTACGGCGGCGACAAGATCTTCTACTACGGCGGCGGCGGGCAGGGTAACCATCTCGGCGGGGCATACAGCGGCGCCTTCCTGAAGGCCCTGGGGTCGAAGTACCGGTCGAACGCGCTGGCGCAAGAGAAGACCGGTGAAGCCTGGGTCGACGGGCAGCTGTACGGCGGGCACACCCGCGGCGAATTCGAGCACGCCGAAGTCGCGGTGTTCGTCGGCAAGAATCCGTGGATGTCGCAAAGCTTTCCCCGGGCCCGGGTGGTGCTCAACGAGATCGCCAAAGACCCGAAGCGATCGATGATCGTGATCGACCCCGTCGTCACCGACACCGCCAAGATGTCCGACTTCCACCTGCGGGTGCGACCGGGTACCGACGCCTGGTGCCTGGCCGCCCTGGCCGCGGTACTGGTGCAGGAAAACCTTTGTAACGAAGCATTTCTCGCCGAGCACGTGCACGGCGTCGATACCGTGCGTGACGCGCTGCGCGACATCTCGGTCGCCGACTACGCGCAGCGCTGCGGGGTGGACGAGGAGCTATTGCGGACCGCGGCCCGGCGCATCGGCACCGCGGAGAGCGTCTCGGTGTTCGAAGACCTCGGTGTTCAGCAGGCGCCCAACAGCACCCTGAGTTCCTACTTGAACAAGCTGCTCTGGATCTTCACCGGCAACTTCGCGAAAAAGGGTGGCCAGCACCTACATTCGTCGCTGGCGCCGCTGTTCAGCACGGTGTCGGGCCGCACCCCCGTCACCGGCGCGCCGATCATTGCGGGCCTGATCCCTTCCAACGCCGTTCCCGAAGAGATACTCACCGACCACCCGGATCGGTTCCGGGCGATGATCGTGGAAAGCGCCAATCCCGCGCACTCGCTGGCCGACTCGACGGCGTGCCGGGAGGCTTTTCAATCGCTGGAACTGATGGTGGTCGTCGACGTCGCGATGACCGAGACCGCGCGACTGGCTCACTACGTATTACCCGCCGCATCTCAATACGAGAAGACTGAGGCCACGTTCTTCAATTTCGAGTTCCCGCACAACGGCTTTCACTTGCGCCGACCGCTGCTCAAGCCGCGGCCGGGAACGCTGCCCGAGCCGGAGATCTGGACTCGGCTGGTGCGCGCGCTCGGCGTGCTCGACGACGCTGACCTGCGGCCGCTGCGCGAGGCCGCCGACCAGGGCCGCGAGGCTTACGCCGAGGCATTCCTGAACGCCGTAGCGGGCAATCCGACGATGGCGCGGCTGGTTCCGTATGTGCTCTACGAAACGCTCGGGCCGACGCTGCCCGACGGTATGGCCGGGGCCGCCGCGGTGTGGGGGCTGGCGCAGAAGACGGCGATGACCTATCCCGAGGCCGTGCGGCGGGCCGGCCACGCCGACGGCAACGCGCTGTTCGACGCCATCCTGAACAACCCGTCGGGGGTGGTATTCACCGCGCACGACTATGTGGACGACTTCGCGCTGATCACCCACTCCGATCACAAGATCGCGCTCGAAATCCCGGAGATGCTCGACGATTTGCGGGCGTTGGCCGCCGCGCCGCCGCGACTGACCACGGCGGAACTGCCCATCGTGTTGTCGGTGGGCGAGCGGCGCGCTTACACCGCCAACGACATTTTCCGCGACCCGTCCTGGCGTAAACGCGACGCCGACGGAGCATTGCGCGTCAGCGTCGAGGATGCCCAGGACCTCGGACTCGTCGACGGCGCTCGGGCGCGCATCACCACCGCGGCCGGCAGCGCCGAGGCGACCATCGAGATCACCGAGACGATGCTTCCCGGACATGCGGCCCTGCCCAACGGTTTTGGGCTCGACTACGTCGCGGAGGATGGGCAGACCATCATCCCGGGCGTCGCCCCGAACACGCTGACCTCTACCGGGTGGCGTGACTCCTACGCCGGAACGCCATGGCACAAGCACGTGCCGGCGCGCATCGAGGCGTTGGCCGGGGTCAGT
- a CDS encoding cation acetate symporter codes for MTATLAAANVGNPVINISVFAVFVIGTMALVIWAGRSTKKPSDFYTGGGEFTGAQNGFAIAGDYLSAASFLGVSGAIAVYGYDGFLYSIGFLVAWLVALLLVAEMLRNTGRFTMADVLSFRLRERPVRMAAAVSTLTVSLFYLLAQMAGAGGLVALLLDVKSEVGQSTVVAIVGALMIAYVLIGGMKGTTYVQMVKAVLLVTGAAIIFLLVVIAVRGNFSQLLANAQGVVDHSKNHAVAGHNILEPGAKYGSNHITKLDFLSLGIALVLGTAGLPHALMRFYTVPTAIQARRSVTWAIGAIGTFYLFSLAIGYGAAWLVGPDVILATAGKENSAAPLLAFKLGGTIFLGVIAAVAFATILAVVAGLAITAATSFAHDIYAGVIKRGAASEEQQVRVSRIMVVVIGILAIVLGILAMGQNVAFLVALAFAVAASANLPTLLYSLFWKNFNTAGALFSIYGGLISCLVLIVFSPAVSGNRSAMFPHADFAWFPLSNPGIVSIPLAFALGVIGTYVGRRRPEDPAKQAEMEVRSLTGVGVEKALAH; via the coding sequence GCCCAGCGATTTCTACACCGGCGGCGGCGAATTCACGGGGGCGCAAAACGGATTCGCGATCGCCGGCGACTACCTTTCGGCCGCGTCGTTCCTCGGCGTGTCCGGCGCCATCGCGGTCTACGGCTACGACGGGTTCCTCTACTCGATCGGCTTCTTGGTGGCGTGGCTGGTAGCACTGCTGCTGGTTGCCGAGATGCTGCGCAATACCGGCCGCTTCACGATGGCCGACGTGTTGAGCTTCCGGCTGCGGGAACGCCCCGTCCGGATGGCCGCCGCGGTGTCGACCCTCACGGTCTCGCTGTTCTATCTCCTCGCACAGATGGCGGGCGCGGGCGGACTGGTCGCCTTGTTGCTCGACGTCAAAAGTGAAGTGGGCCAGTCGACTGTGGTTGCGATCGTCGGCGCCCTGATGATCGCCTACGTGCTCATCGGCGGGATGAAGGGCACCACGTACGTGCAGATGGTGAAGGCCGTTCTGCTGGTGACGGGCGCGGCGATCATCTTCCTGCTGGTCGTGATCGCGGTGCGGGGCAACTTCTCCCAACTGCTCGCCAATGCCCAAGGCGTGGTGGATCATTCGAAGAACCATGCCGTGGCCGGTCACAACATCCTGGAACCGGGTGCGAAGTACGGCTCGAACCACATCACCAAGCTGGACTTCCTGTCGTTGGGTATCGCCCTGGTGTTGGGCACCGCCGGACTGCCGCACGCGCTGATGCGCTTCTACACGGTCCCCACCGCCATCCAGGCACGTCGCTCGGTCACCTGGGCGATCGGCGCGATCGGAACTTTCTACCTGTTCTCGTTGGCCATCGGCTACGGCGCGGCGTGGTTGGTCGGCCCCGACGTGATACTGGCGACCGCCGGGAAAGAGAACTCCGCGGCGCCGTTACTCGCATTCAAGTTGGGCGGAACGATCTTCCTCGGCGTGATCGCCGCCGTCGCGTTCGCGACGATCCTGGCGGTGGTGGCCGGACTAGCGATCACGGCGGCCACGTCGTTCGCCCACGATATCTACGCCGGTGTGATCAAACGGGGTGCGGCCTCCGAGGAACAACAAGTTCGGGTGTCGCGGATCATGGTCGTGGTGATCGGCATCCTGGCCATCGTTCTCGGAATCCTTGCGATGGGCCAGAATGTGGCGTTCCTGGTGGCTCTGGCATTTGCCGTCGCCGCCTCCGCGAACCTGCCGACCCTGCTGTATTCGTTGTTCTGGAAGAACTTCAACACCGCCGGCGCCCTGTTCAGCATCTACGGCGGGCTGATCAGTTGTCTGGTCCTCATCGTCTTCTCGCCCGCGGTTTCCGGAAATCGCTCGGCAATGTTCCCGCACGCCGACTTCGCGTGGTTCCCGCTGTCGAACCCGGGCATCGTCAGCATTCCGCTGGCGTTCGCGCTCGGCGTCATCGGAACCTACGTCGGGCGGCGCCGGCCCGAGGACCCGGCCAAGCAAGCGGAGATGGAGGTTCGATCGTTGACCGGCGTCGGCGTGGAGAAGGCCCTCGCCCATTGA
- a CDS encoding TrmB family transcriptional regulator has product MWAELVEAGLEPKEARFYLAALNTDSATIAQLAQASRISRTNAYDIAKRLAQRGLVSLIEGGSHRDDPKAGGRPRTVVRAADPQRLLDEWSQRRRVLDSVVPQLRAFHAKAGTAPRVRYLEGATGIRTALFETLDWPSPLRGVLSMRDLLSVPGVEAMQEYIAGRRARQLWLHVLRSPEKDLPGGWPTSQDDYRRTRYVPAEYLFTMSMIIGDMSAAMISSQRENFALVVESLEYAEMHRNLFEVLWAVAAEDSPARAAL; this is encoded by the coding sequence ATGTGGGCAGAGCTCGTCGAAGCCGGGCTTGAACCGAAGGAGGCTCGGTTCTATCTGGCGGCGCTCAACACGGACTCGGCAACCATTGCCCAGCTCGCCCAGGCGTCCCGGATCAGCCGCACCAACGCATACGACATCGCCAAACGCCTCGCCCAGCGTGGGCTGGTTTCACTGATCGAAGGTGGCAGCCATCGCGACGACCCGAAAGCCGGCGGACGCCCCAGAACTGTTGTGCGAGCCGCAGATCCGCAACGCCTGCTGGACGAATGGAGTCAGCGGCGCCGGGTGCTGGATTCGGTAGTGCCACAACTACGTGCCTTTCATGCCAAGGCCGGCACGGCTCCGCGGGTGCGGTATCTGGAGGGCGCGACCGGTATCAGGACAGCGTTGTTCGAGACCTTGGACTGGCCTTCGCCGCTGCGCGGCGTTTTGTCGATGCGCGACTTGTTGAGCGTGCCGGGAGTCGAGGCGATGCAGGAGTACATCGCCGGGCGCCGTGCGCGTCAGCTGTGGCTGCATGTGTTGAGGTCGCCCGAGAAGGATCTGCCCGGCGGCTGGCCCACCAGCCAAGACGACTATCGCCGCACCCGTTATGTGCCCGCGGAATACCTCTTCACGATGTCGATGATCATCGGCGACATGTCGGCGGCGATGATTTCGTCCCAGCGCGAGAACTTTGCGCTGGTGGTCGAGAGCCTCGAGTACGCCGAGATGCACCGCAACTTGTTCGAGGTGCTGTGGGCCGTCGCCGCTGAAGATTCGCCCGCGCGCGCCGCCTTGTAA
- a CDS encoding TetR/AcrR family transcriptional regulator, with amino-acid sequence MRSPRERMVISAALLIRERGARATAISDVLEHSGAPRGSAYHYFPGGRTQLLCEAVDYAGEHVGAVIDEAYSGLDLLDTLFDKYRRQLLDSDFRAGCPVVAVSVESGDEQDRERMAPVVERAAAVFDRWNGQVAQRLIADGIPPAQASELSVLTTSALEGAIVLARVRRDVAPLDLTHRQLRNALLTALKK; translated from the coding sequence ATGCGAAGTCCACGCGAGCGGATGGTGATCTCTGCTGCGCTGTTGATCCGGGAACGGGGCGCCCGCGCCACCGCGATTTCGGACGTGCTGGAGCACAGCGGCGCGCCGCGCGGGTCGGCCTATCACTACTTCCCCGGCGGTCGGACCCAACTGCTTTGCGAGGCGGTCGATTACGCCGGCGAGCACGTCGGCGCGGTCATCGACGAGGCCTATAGCGGCCTCGACCTGCTGGACACCCTGTTCGATAAGTACCGGCGCCAGTTGCTGGACAGCGATTTTCGCGCCGGCTGTCCCGTCGTGGCGGTTTCCGTCGAATCCGGGGACGAGCAGGACCGCGAGCGGATGGCCCCCGTCGTCGAGCGGGCCGCAGCGGTGTTCGATCGCTGGAACGGCCAGGTCGCACAGCGCCTCATCGCCGACGGCATACCGCCCGCGCAGGCCAGCGAACTATCGGTGCTGACCACGTCGGCGCTCGAGGGTGCCATCGTGTTGGCCCGGGTGCGGCGCGATGTGGCGCCGCTGGATCTCACTCACCGTCAGCTGCGCAACGCGCTGCTGACCGCCTTGAAGAAGTAG